The Lysobacter enzymogenes genome window below encodes:
- a CDS encoding thymidylate synthase, whose translation MRQYLDLLRHVLEHGAEKSDRTGTGTRSVFGWQMRFDLNQGFPLVTTKKLHLRSIVHELLWFLRGETNIAYLKDNKVSIWDEWADADGELGPVYGKQWRRWADGRGREIDQIRWVVDEIKRNPDSRRLIVSAWNVADLPQMALMPCHALFQFYVVDGKLSCQLYQRSGDIFLGVPFNIASYALLTHMIAQGCGLGVGDFVHTLGDAHLYSNHYEQAREQLAREPRKLPTLKLNPDVSDLFAFGFDDIAIEGYDPAPAIKAPVAV comes from the coding sequence GTGCGCCAGTATCTCGATCTGTTGCGCCACGTGCTCGAGCACGGCGCGGAAAAGTCGGACCGTACCGGCACCGGCACCCGCAGCGTGTTCGGCTGGCAGATGCGCTTCGACTTGAACCAGGGCTTCCCGCTCGTCACCACCAAGAAGCTGCACCTGCGCTCGATCGTGCACGAGCTGCTGTGGTTCCTGCGCGGCGAAACCAACATCGCCTACCTGAAAGACAACAAGGTCAGCATCTGGGACGAATGGGCCGATGCCGACGGCGAGCTCGGCCCGGTCTACGGCAAGCAGTGGCGGCGTTGGGCCGACGGCCGCGGCCGCGAGATCGACCAGATCCGCTGGGTCGTCGACGAGATCAAGCGCAATCCCGATTCGCGCCGGCTGATCGTCAGCGCCTGGAACGTCGCCGACCTGCCGCAGATGGCGCTGATGCCGTGCCACGCGCTGTTCCAGTTCTACGTGGTCGACGGCAAGCTCAGCTGCCAGCTGTACCAGCGCAGCGGCGACATCTTCCTAGGCGTGCCGTTCAACATCGCCAGTTACGCGCTGCTGACCCACATGATCGCGCAGGGCTGCGGGCTCGGCGTCGGCGACTTCGTCCACACCCTCGGCGATGCGCATCTGTATTCGAACCATTACGAACAGGCCCGCGAGCAGCTCGCGCGCGAGCCGCGCAAGCTGCCGACGCTGAAGCTCAATCCGGACGTGAGCGATCTGTTCGCGTTCGGTTTCGACGACATCGCCATCGAGGGTTACGACCCGGCGCCGGCGATCAAGGCGCCGGTGGCGGTATGA
- a CDS encoding TPM domain-containing protein: MRTRGRVLRALLALGLWLAAAAAFAQPLAPIPAMDSPVVDTTGTLDATARAGLEAQARALQQRKGSQLQVLMVASTQPEEIDQYAVRAFEQFKLGRKGVDDGVLLVVAKDDRRVRIEVGYGLEGAITDAQSGRIIQEYLAPKFRNGDYAGGLIDATAALTRLIDGEPLPEPLAQGQQGASRDGGDSNWVMALVVAIVGSSLIRGIFGGMSALLRGAIGGIGAGVIAWLLAMSWGVVALAAVAGFVFSLFGRGGGHYAGGGGWGGYGGGWGGGGGGGGGGWSGGGGSSGGGGASGSW, translated from the coding sequence ATGCGAACCCGCGGCCGTGTTTTACGAGCGCTGTTGGCGCTGGGCCTGTGGCTGGCCGCCGCGGCTGCGTTCGCGCAGCCGTTGGCGCCGATCCCGGCGATGGATTCGCCGGTGGTCGACACCACCGGCACCCTCGACGCGACCGCGCGCGCCGGCCTGGAAGCGCAGGCGCGCGCGCTGCAACAGCGCAAGGGCAGCCAGCTGCAGGTGCTGATGGTGGCGAGCACGCAACCGGAGGAAATCGACCAGTACGCGGTGCGCGCGTTCGAGCAGTTCAAGCTCGGCCGCAAGGGCGTCGACGACGGCGTGCTGCTGGTGGTGGCCAAGGACGACCGGCGCGTGCGCATCGAGGTCGGCTACGGGCTCGAGGGCGCGATCACCGACGCCCAGTCCGGCCGCATCATCCAGGAATACCTCGCGCCGAAGTTCCGCAACGGCGACTACGCCGGCGGCCTGATCGACGCCACCGCGGCGCTGACCCGGCTGATCGACGGCGAGCCCTTGCCCGAGCCGCTGGCCCAGGGCCAGCAAGGTGCGTCGCGCGACGGCGGCGACAGCAACTGGGTCATGGCGCTGGTGGTGGCGATCGTCGGCTCGAGCCTGATCCGCGGCATCTTCGGCGGCATGTCGGCCCTGCTGCGCGGCGCGATCGGCGGCATCGGCGCCGGCGTCATCGCCTGGTTGCTGGCGATGTCGTGGGGCGTCGTCGCGCTGGCGGCGGTGGCGGGCTTCGTCTTCTCGCTGTTCGGCCGCGGCGGCGGGCACTACGCCGGCGGCGGCGGCTGGGGCGGCTACGGCGGCGGTTGGGGCGGCGGCGGAGGCGGGGGCGGCGGCGGTTGGTCCGGCGGCGGCGGTTCGAGCGGAGGCGGCGGCGCCTCGGGGAGTTGGTGA
- the rsmA gene encoding 16S rRNA (adenine(1518)-N(6)/adenine(1519)-N(6))-dimethyltransferase RsmA: MTGTAKTHAKGFKPEAKKHLGQHFLHDRNVIAMIVQAVDPKPGDRLVEIGPGQGAITFPLLDRHGELTVIEFDRDLIFPLTESARTHGTLEVIHRDVLTVDFSALAHNGGPIRLVGNLPYNLSSPILFHALEHAAAIRDMHFMLQKEVVDRMAAAPGSKVYGRLSVMLQAYCEVIALFDVPPAAFRPPPKVDSAVVRMIPLAPERIGIDDRALFARVVRDAFGQRRKTLRNALSLVCDGASIEAAGLRPDARAEQLDVAEFVRLSNWLRAHDKVLPDPSAA; the protein is encoded by the coding sequence ATGACCGGCACCGCCAAGACCCACGCCAAGGGCTTCAAGCCCGAGGCCAAGAAGCATCTGGGCCAGCACTTCCTGCACGACCGCAACGTCATCGCGATGATCGTGCAGGCAGTGGACCCGAAACCCGGCGACCGCCTGGTCGAGATCGGCCCCGGCCAGGGCGCAATCACCTTCCCGCTGCTCGACCGCCACGGCGAGCTGACGGTGATCGAGTTCGACCGCGACCTGATCTTCCCGCTGACCGAGTCGGCACGCACGCACGGCACGCTGGAAGTGATCCATCGCGACGTGCTGACGGTGGACTTCAGCGCGCTGGCGCACAACGGCGGCCCGATCCGGCTGGTCGGCAACCTGCCCTACAACCTGTCCTCGCCGATCCTGTTCCACGCGCTGGAGCACGCCGCGGCGATCCGCGACATGCATTTCATGCTGCAAAAGGAAGTCGTCGACCGCATGGCCGCGGCGCCCGGCAGCAAGGTCTACGGCCGCCTGAGCGTGATGCTGCAGGCCTATTGCGAGGTGATCGCGCTGTTCGACGTGCCGCCGGCCGCGTTCCGGCCGCCGCCGAAGGTCGACTCGGCAGTGGTGCGGATGATTCCGCTGGCGCCGGAGCGGATCGGCATCGACGACCGGGCCCTGTTCGCGCGGGTCGTCCGCGACGCCTTCGGCCAGCGTCGCAAGACCCTGCGCAACGCCTTGTCGCTGGTCTGCGACGGCGCCTCGATCGAAGCCGCCGGGCTGCGTCCCGACGCCCGCGCCGAGCAACTGGACGTGGCCGAGTTCGTGCGCCTGAGCAACTGGCTGCGCGCGCACGACAAAGTCCTGCCCGATCCGTCCGCGGCCTGA
- a CDS encoding TPM domain-containing protein, translating into MSMAARRPSLRWAAAVLAVAHAALWLVATPAFAREAAPVTEAAPAEGTVAAAAPAAVAVPALTGPVVDLTATLDAAAAARLSERSLDLQRRKGAQLMLLLIDSTGGEDIAAYAQRVFEQWKPGRAGIDDGVLVVVAKRDRRMRIHLGRGLDDAVGEQNAARIIEEILTPAFRDDDYAGGLTRAYDALIGLIDGTPLPEPEPDRLPWPLMIFAGLMVSPFVLIPLFGMRAAWRRGPLAFFGRLAIIAAVAGGAYLLTLPKIDPDVAEWERWMPMALLTYIATAFLSVSAFAGGGSSRGPDWDDYDERERERRRRSSSSSSSGSSSSGSYSGGGGRSDGGGSSGSW; encoded by the coding sequence ATGAGCATGGCCGCGCGCCGGCCCTCGCTGCGCTGGGCGGCGGCCGTGCTTGCGGTGGCGCATGCGGCGCTGTGGCTGGTCGCGACGCCGGCGTTCGCGCGCGAGGCGGCGCCGGTCACCGAAGCGGCGCCGGCCGAGGGAACCGTCGCAGCGGCGGCGCCCGCGGCCGTCGCGGTGCCCGCGCTGACCGGCCCGGTCGTCGACCTCACCGCCACCCTCGACGCCGCCGCGGCCGCGCGCCTGAGCGAACGCTCGCTCGACCTACAACGGCGCAAAGGCGCGCAGCTGATGCTGCTGCTGATCGACAGCACCGGCGGCGAGGACATCGCCGCCTACGCGCAGCGCGTGTTCGAACAATGGAAGCCCGGCCGCGCCGGCATCGACGACGGCGTGCTGGTGGTGGTCGCCAAGCGCGACCGGCGCATGCGCATCCATCTGGGCCGCGGGCTCGACGATGCGGTCGGCGAGCAGAACGCCGCGCGCATCATCGAAGAAATCCTGACCCCGGCGTTCCGCGACGACGACTACGCCGGCGGCCTGACGCGCGCCTACGACGCGCTGATCGGCCTGATCGACGGCACCCCGCTGCCGGAACCCGAGCCCGACCGGCTGCCTTGGCCGCTGATGATCTTCGCCGGATTGATGGTCTCGCCGTTCGTGCTGATCCCGCTGTTCGGCATGCGCGCGGCCTGGCGCCGCGGCCCGCTGGCGTTCTTCGGCCGGCTGGCGATCATCGCCGCGGTCGCCGGCGGCGCGTATCTGTTGACCCTGCCGAAAATCGACCCGGACGTGGCGGAGTGGGAGCGCTGGATGCCGATGGCGCTGCTGACCTACATCGCCACCGCGTTCCTGTCGGTCAGCGCGTTCGCCGGCGGCGGATCGTCGCGCGGCCCGGACTGGGACGATTACGACGAGCGCGAACGCGAACGCCGGCGCCGCTCCTCGTCCTCGTCTTCGTCGGGTTCCTCCAGCTCCGGCAGTTACTCCGGCGGCGGCGGGCGCAGCGACGGCGGCGGCTCGTCGGGGAGCTGGTGA
- a CDS encoding dihydrofolate reductase, with product MTTSASATSAPRLSLIAALDREHAIGRGNALPWRLSDDLKRFKALTLGKPLLMGRKTAQSLGRALPGRRNLVLTRSGAAPFAGMEAVGSTEQALELAAADGAAELCVIGGGEIYALCLPSATRLYLTRVDTAVADADAFFPRFDAAEWRETARERHRADERNEFDFEYVDYVRLGMD from the coding sequence ATGACTACATCCGCATCCGCAACTTCCGCGCCACGCCTGAGCCTGATCGCCGCGCTCGACCGCGAACACGCCATCGGCCGCGGCAATGCGCTGCCGTGGCGTTTGTCCGACGATCTCAAGCGCTTCAAGGCGCTGACCCTGGGCAAGCCGCTGTTGATGGGGCGCAAGACCGCGCAGTCGCTCGGCCGCGCGCTGCCGGGCCGGCGCAATCTGGTGCTGACCCGTTCCGGCGCGGCGCCGTTCGCGGGCATGGAGGCGGTAGGCTCGACCGAGCAGGCGCTGGAACTGGCCGCGGCCGACGGCGCCGCCGAGCTGTGCGTGATCGGCGGCGGCGAGATCTACGCGCTGTGCCTGCCGTCGGCGACGCGGCTGTACCTGACCCGGGTCGACACCGCGGTCGCCGACGCCGACGCGTTCTTCCCGCGTTTCGATGCGGCCGAGTGGCGCGAGACCGCGCGCGAGCGCCACCGCGCCGACGAGCGCAACGAATTCGATTTCGAGTACGTCGACTACGTCCGCCTCGGCATGGACTGA
- a CDS encoding TPM domain-containing protein has product MRILRHLCAAPARRRFPEASLRRIAAAIAAGEADHSGQLRFAVEARLGWSELLAGRDARQAARAAFAQLGVWDTAGNNGVLLYLLLADHRIEIVADRGYARRVGDERWQAVCDGIQQALAAGEAEAAVLGGIAALNEIMAAAFPRGAGTAGNELPDEPALL; this is encoded by the coding sequence ATGCGCATCCTCAGGCACCTGTGCGCCGCGCCGGCGCGGCGGCGGTTTCCCGAAGCCAGCCTGCGCCGCATCGCCGCGGCCATCGCCGCCGGCGAAGCCGACCACAGCGGCCAGCTGCGCTTCGCGGTCGAGGCGCGGCTGGGCTGGAGCGAGCTGCTGGCCGGGCGCGACGCGCGCCAGGCCGCGCGCGCCGCGTTCGCCCAGCTCGGGGTGTGGGACACGGCCGGCAACAACGGCGTGCTGCTGTACCTGCTGCTGGCCGATCACCGCATCGAGATCGTCGCCGACCGCGGCTACGCGCGCCGGGTCGGCGACGAGCGCTGGCAGGCGGTCTGCGACGGCATCCAGCAGGCGCTGGCCGCGGGCGAGGCCGAGGCGGCCGTGCTCGGCGGCATCGCCGCCTTGAACGAGATCATGGCCGCGGCGTTTCCGCGCGGCGCCGGCACGGCCGGCAACGAACTGCCCGACGAACCGGCGCTGTTGTAG
- a CDS encoding TPM domain-containing protein produces MTAAPVVAAFAARWRIGAAALLLCLLTFAAPAQAPLPALDSPVQDPTGSLDAATRARLETRARELRERRGAQLQVLIVASTAPEDIAAYAQRVFDAWKLGRAGVDDGVLLVVAREDRRARIQVGYGLEGRIADAQAQRVLADYLLPHLGRGEYAEGVDAASAALAALIEQEPLPPPAAADYRADAGAAPAWRPLDWICAAGAGFALALGWCARRRGWALAAAAPAALLPPALAAWIWSGPAAVWAPLLWAAAAGALGQALPQYRWLRSVAGTVAVGLAVATVAAALVRRGAPAPGDIGVAAMAVLFALPLLLGAIAPPIIAWQRGALSFAVRAGLVAGLAWFGWRALQRWSGGDLSALDAGSWLGAGIAAYIAWMAVFLFEREGGGRRTSAARDGRRRGSGDKDGRTRSASGSGPSSSSDSGSSDTGWSGGGGRSGGGGASGSW; encoded by the coding sequence ATGACGGCCGCGCCCGTCGTCGCCGCGTTCGCCGCGCGCTGGCGCATCGGCGCGGCCGCGCTGCTGCTGTGCCTGCTGACGTTCGCCGCGCCGGCGCAGGCGCCGCTGCCCGCGCTCGACTCGCCGGTGCAAGACCCGACCGGCAGCCTCGACGCCGCCACCCGCGCGCGCCTGGAGACGCGCGCGCGCGAGCTGCGCGAACGCCGCGGCGCGCAGTTGCAGGTGCTGATCGTCGCCAGCACCGCGCCGGAAGACATCGCCGCGTATGCGCAGCGCGTGTTCGACGCCTGGAAGCTGGGCCGCGCCGGAGTCGACGACGGCGTGCTGCTGGTGGTCGCGCGCGAGGACCGGCGCGCGCGCATCCAGGTCGGTTACGGACTGGAAGGCCGCATCGCCGACGCGCAGGCGCAGCGGGTGCTGGCGGACTATCTGCTGCCGCATCTGGGGCGCGGCGAGTACGCCGAAGGCGTCGACGCGGCGAGCGCGGCGCTGGCCGCGCTGATCGAACAAGAACCGCTGCCGCCGCCGGCGGCCGCGGACTATCGTGCCGACGCCGGCGCGGCCCCCGCGTGGCGTCCGCTCGACTGGATCTGCGCCGCGGGCGCCGGCTTCGCCCTGGCCCTGGGCTGGTGCGCGCGCCGGCGCGGCTGGGCGCTGGCCGCGGCCGCGCCCGCGGCGCTGCTGCCGCCGGCGCTGGCGGCGTGGATCTGGAGCGGGCCGGCCGCGGTGTGGGCGCCGCTGCTGTGGGCCGCGGCCGCCGGCGCGCTCGGTCAGGCGCTGCCGCAATACCGCTGGCTGCGCAGCGTGGCCGGAACGGTGGCGGTCGGCCTGGCGGTCGCGACGGTCGCCGCGGCGCTGGTCCGGCGCGGCGCGCCGGCGCCGGGCGATATCGGCGTGGCGGCGATGGCGGTGCTGTTCGCGCTGCCGCTGCTGCTCGGCGCGATCGCGCCGCCGATCATCGCGTGGCAGCGCGGCGCGCTGAGTTTCGCCGTGCGCGCCGGCTTGGTGGCCGGGTTGGCGTGGTTCGGTTGGCGCGCCTTGCAGCGCTGGAGCGGCGGCGACCTGTCCGCGCTCGACGCCGGCAGTTGGCTCGGCGCCGGCATCGCTGCCTACATCGCGTGGATGGCGGTGTTCTTGTTCGAACGCGAAGGCGGCGGCAGGCGCACAAGCGCAGCGCGCGACGGCCGCAGGCGCGGGTCGGGCGATAAAGACGGCCGCACCCGATCCGCATCGGGTTCGGGCCCAAGTTCGAGTTCGGATTCGGGCTCCAGCGACACGGGCTGGTCCGGCGGCGGTGGCCGCAGCGGCGGCGGAGGAGCGAGCGGATCATGGTGA
- the apaG gene encoding Co2+/Mg2+ efflux protein ApaG, with amino-acid sequence MNRPTEYVFDIDVATRYLDDQSAPEQDRYVFAYTIHIRNAGKIPARLISRHWVITDANGKVQEVRGDGVVGEQPWLRPGDDYEYTSGAVLETSLGTMEGSYAMVADDGTRFDAPVPSFTLTVPRTLH; translated from the coding sequence ATGAACCGCCCCACCGAATACGTCTTCGACATCGACGTGGCGACCCGCTACCTGGACGATCAATCCGCTCCGGAGCAGGACCGCTACGTGTTCGCCTACACCATCCACATCCGCAACGCCGGCAAGATTCCCGCGCGCCTGATCTCGCGCCATTGGGTGATCACCGACGCCAACGGCAAGGTGCAGGAAGTGCGCGGCGACGGCGTGGTCGGCGAGCAGCCGTGGCTGCGTCCGGGCGACGATTACGAATACACCTCCGGCGCCGTGCTGGAGACCAGCCTGGGCACGATGGAAGGCAGCTACGCGATGGTGGCCGACGACGGCACCCGTTTCGACGCGCCGGTTCCGTCGTTCACCCTGACCGTGCCGCGCACGTTGCACTGA
- a CDS encoding LemA family protein, with protein sequence MFRPLIVLALAVLLSGCGYNTIQQKDEGVKAAWSQVLNVYKRRADLVPNLVATVKGYASHEQQVLTQVTEARAKVGSINVNANDQASLQQFEQAQGELRGAIGRLLVVSENYPQLKADQSFLSLQTQLEGTENRITVERQRYIASVQDYNTFIRQFPTNLTAKLFGYATKPNFTVENEAQIQQAPTVDFGSAQPAPPQPAQAPPPQPAPQH encoded by the coding sequence ATGTTCCGTCCCCTGATCGTGCTCGCCCTGGCCGTGCTGCTCAGCGGCTGCGGTTACAACACCATCCAGCAGAAGGACGAGGGCGTGAAAGCGGCCTGGTCGCAGGTGCTCAACGTCTACAAGCGCCGCGCCGACCTGGTCCCGAACCTGGTCGCCACGGTCAAGGGCTATGCCAGCCACGAGCAGCAGGTGCTGACCCAGGTCACCGAGGCGCGCGCCAAGGTCGGCAGCATAAACGTCAACGCCAACGATCAGGCCTCGCTGCAGCAGTTCGAACAGGCCCAGGGCGAACTGCGCGGCGCCATCGGCCGCCTGCTGGTGGTCAGCGAGAACTATCCGCAGCTCAAGGCCGACCAGAGCTTCCTGAGCCTGCAGACCCAGCTGGAAGGCACCGAGAACCGGATCACGGTCGAGCGCCAGCGCTACATCGCCTCGGTGCAGGACTACAACACCTTCATCCGCCAGTTCCCGACCAACCTCACCGCCAAGCTGTTCGGCTATGCGACCAAGCCGAACTTCACGGTCGAGAACGAAGCGCAGATCCAGCAGGCGCCGACGGTCGACTTCGGTTCGGCCCAGCCCGCGCCGCCGCAGCCCGCGCAGGCGCCGCCGCCGCAGCCGGCGCCGCAGCATTGA
- a CDS encoding symmetrical bis(5'-nucleosyl)-tetraphosphatase, whose protein sequence is MSVWAIGDLQGCYDATQRLLERLKFDPAQDKLWFCGDLVNRGGQSLETLRLVHSLREHSVVVLGNHDLSLLAIGQRTEEEKRKVNPDLQRIVLAEDGESLLDWLRMQKLVHADRSLGWMMVHAGLAPRWTTAMAERHAREVEERLHGDQYRRLLKNMYGDRPAWNPKLAGIDRHRAIINIFTRLRYCTPRGRIAFEDKGSPGTQPVGLYPWYEVPGRAERDLKIVCGHWSTLGLFIGHGVHAIDTGAVWGGKLTALQLDTDELRLVQVPGRDVPAHPPRPRPPRPANPGSNSQSNSKPHSN, encoded by the coding sequence ATGAGCGTTTGGGCAATCGGCGACCTGCAAGGCTGTTACGACGCCACCCAGCGGTTGCTGGAGCGGCTGAAATTCGATCCGGCGCAGGACAAACTCTGGTTCTGCGGCGACCTGGTCAACCGCGGCGGGCAATCCCTGGAAACCCTGCGCCTGGTGCACTCGCTGCGCGAGCACAGCGTCGTGGTGCTGGGCAACCACGACCTGTCGCTGCTGGCGATCGGCCAGCGCACCGAGGAAGAAAAGCGCAAGGTCAATCCCGACCTGCAGCGCATCGTCCTGGCCGAGGACGGCGAATCGCTGCTGGACTGGCTGCGCATGCAGAAACTGGTCCACGCCGACCGTTCGCTCGGCTGGATGATGGTGCACGCCGGGCTCGCGCCGCGCTGGACCACGGCGATGGCCGAGCGCCATGCGCGCGAGGTCGAGGAGCGCCTGCACGGCGACCAGTACCGGCGCCTGCTGAAGAACATGTACGGCGACCGCCCGGCCTGGAATCCCAAGCTGGCCGGCATCGACCGCCATCGCGCGATCATCAACATCTTCACCCGCCTGCGCTATTGCACGCCGCGCGGCCGCATCGCGTTCGAGGACAAGGGCAGCCCCGGCACCCAGCCGGTCGGCCTGTACCCGTGGTACGAAGTGCCGGGCCGGGCCGAACGCGATCTCAAGATCGTGTGCGGGCATTGGTCGACGCTGGGCCTGTTCATCGGCCATGGCGTGCACGCGATCGACACCGGCGCGGTCTGGGGCGGCAAGCTGACCGCGTTGCAGCTCGACACCGACGAGTTGCGGCTGGTGCAGGTGCCCGGCCGCGACGTGCCGGCGCATCCGCCGCGGCCGCGGCCGCCGCGGCCGGCGAATCCCGGTTCGAATTCGCAATCGAATTCGAAACCGCACTCGAACTGA
- a CDS encoding TerC family protein, translating to MLSDPQVWITLFTLSAIEIVLGIDNLVFISIAVSKLPFDQREKARKFGIAVACITRIALLLTLAWLAGLTSDLFTVAGIGISIRDLVLILGGAFLLVKGSMEIKDLIVGEEDSDDVHTKPAASFMMVIAQIAVIDIVFSLDSVIAAVGMASHTPVMVAAILLAVGVMLLAARPLGQFIDSNPTIKMLALAFIVLVGVFLILDGLGIHVPKGYIYAAMGFSALVECLNLWAKKRAAQRLTAE from the coding sequence ATGTTGAGCGATCCGCAAGTCTGGATCACCTTGTTCACCCTGAGCGCGATCGAGATCGTGCTGGGTATCGACAACCTCGTCTTCATCTCGATCGCGGTCAGCAAGCTGCCGTTCGACCAGCGCGAAAAAGCGCGCAAGTTCGGCATCGCGGTGGCCTGCATCACCCGCATCGCGCTGCTGCTGACCCTGGCCTGGCTGGCCGGCCTGACCAGCGACCTGTTCACCGTCGCCGGCATCGGCATCTCGATCCGCGACCTGGTGCTGATCCTCGGCGGCGCGTTCTTGCTGGTGAAGGGTTCGATGGAGATCAAGGACCTGATCGTCGGCGAGGAAGACTCCGACGACGTCCACACCAAGCCGGCGGCGTCGTTCATGATGGTCATCGCCCAGATCGCGGTGATCGACATCGTGTTCTCGCTGGACTCGGTGATCGCCGCGGTCGGCATGGCCAGCCACACCCCGGTGATGGTCGCCGCGATCCTGCTCGCGGTCGGCGTGATGCTGCTGGCGGCGCGTCCGCTGGGCCAGTTCATCGATTCCAACCCGACCATCAAGATGCTGGCGCTGGCCTTCATCGTCCTGGTCGGCGTGTTCCTGATCCTCGACGGCCTCGGCATCCACGTGCCGAAGGGCTACATCTACGCGGCGATGGGTTTCTCGGCGCTGGTGGAGTGCCTGAACCTGTGGGCGAAGAAGCGCGCGGCGCAGCGGCTGACGGCCGAGTAA
- the lgt gene encoding prolipoprotein diacylglyceryl transferase, whose amino-acid sequence MITLHQIDPIALSLGPLQIHWYGIMYLLGFVAAWWLGRRRVRAGRLPGVSEAAYGDLLFYAMIGVVLGGRIGYVLFYGYADLVRDPLMLLRIWEGGMSFHGGLLGVVAAVWWWSRSHRTHFFDTLDFIAPLVPPGLGFGRLGNYIGGELWGKFTDAGWGVVFPRAPEFANWTAQQLQTQFAAGALDRYARHPSQLYQAALEGLTMFAVLWWFSSKPRPRYAVSGMFALLYGCFRFLVEFVRVPDQQLGDHGYLAFGWLTMGQVLSTPLIVLGLFWLWLSTRSPTLQPQLPAAEPAKG is encoded by the coding sequence ATGATCACCCTGCATCAGATCGACCCGATCGCGCTGTCCCTCGGCCCGCTGCAAATCCACTGGTACGGCATCATGTACCTGCTGGGTTTCGTCGCCGCATGGTGGCTGGGACGCCGCCGGGTCCGCGCCGGCCGCCTGCCCGGCGTCAGCGAAGCGGCCTACGGCGACCTGCTGTTCTACGCCATGATCGGCGTCGTGCTCGGCGGCCGCATCGGCTACGTGCTGTTCTACGGCTACGCCGACCTGGTCCGCGACCCGCTGATGCTGCTGCGCATCTGGGAAGGCGGCATGAGCTTCCACGGCGGCCTGCTCGGCGTGGTCGCCGCGGTGTGGTGGTGGTCGCGCAGCCACCGCACCCATTTCTTCGACACGCTCGACTTCATCGCCCCGCTGGTGCCGCCGGGCCTCGGCTTCGGCCGCCTGGGCAACTACATCGGCGGCGAGTTGTGGGGCAAGTTCACCGACGCCGGCTGGGGCGTGGTGTTCCCGCGCGCGCCGGAGTTCGCCAACTGGACCGCGCAGCAACTGCAGACCCAGTTCGCCGCCGGCGCGCTGGACCGCTACGCCCGCCATCCCTCGCAGCTGTATCAGGCCGCGCTGGAAGGGCTGACCATGTTCGCGGTGCTGTGGTGGTTCTCGAGCAAGCCGCGCCCGCGCTACGCGGTGTCGGGCATGTTCGCTTTGCTGTACGGCTGCTTCCGTTTCCTGGTCGAGTTCGTGCGCGTGCCCGACCAGCAGCTCGGCGACCACGGCTATCTGGCGTTCGGCTGGCTGACGATGGGCCAGGTGCTGAGCACGCCGCTGATCGTGCTGGGCCTGTTCTGGCTGTGGCTGTCGACGCGTTCGCCGACCCTGCAACCGCAATTGCCGGCCGCCGAGCCGGCCAAGGGCTGA
- a CDS encoding DUF1287 domain-containing protein, producing the protein MRIAAPLLALLAAACSQSSAPPAQRVETRAWPAPAAQPAAPSPPLVAAARAQVGVVRRYDPAYVQLDYPGGDVAPDRGVCTDVVIRALRVQGLDLQRQVHEDMRANFAAYPSLWRASSTDRSIDHRRVPNLRRWFERQGWSLPVSAQAGDYRAGDVVTWNLGRGQTHIGIVSDRRSWDRQRPLVLHNIARGTQEEDVLFAYEITGRYRPQLAATATATASR; encoded by the coding sequence TTGCGCATCGCGGCGCCGCTGCTCGCTCTGCTCGCCGCGGCCTGCTCGCAGTCGTCCGCGCCGCCGGCGCAACGCGTCGAAACCCGGGCGTGGCCGGCGCCTGCGGCGCAACCCGCCGCGCCCTCGCCGCCGCTGGTCGCGGCCGCGCGCGCGCAGGTCGGCGTGGTCCGGCGGTACGACCCGGCGTACGTGCAACTGGACTACCCCGGCGGCGACGTCGCGCCCGACCGCGGCGTCTGCACCGACGTGGTGATCCGCGCGCTGCGCGTGCAGGGCCTGGACCTGCAGCGCCAAGTGCACGAAGACATGCGCGCGAACTTCGCCGCATATCCGTCGTTGTGGCGCGCGAGTTCGACGGACCGCAGCATCGACCACCGCCGCGTGCCGAACCTGCGCCGTTGGTTCGAGCGCCAGGGCTGGTCGCTGCCGGTCAGCGCGCAGGCCGGCGACTACCGCGCCGGCGACGTGGTGACCTGGAACCTCGGCCGCGGCCAGACCCACATCGGCATCGTCTCCGACCGCCGCTCGTGGGACCGGCAGCGGCCGCTGGTCCTGCACAACATCGCCCGCGGCACCCAGGAGGAAGACGTGCTGTTCGCCTACGAAATCACCGGGCGCTATCGGCCGCAACTGGCGGCGACGGCGACGGCGACGGCCTCGCGCTGA